The DNA sequence GTGCATTTCCGCACCTACCAGGAGGATGTTTTTGTACATACCCGTTTTGATGAATTGATCAGCAATTGAAAGGCCGTAAACAAAACCAGAACACTGGTTGCGGATATCCAGCGCGCCAATTTCGGTATTGGTGATCCCCAACTCTCTTTGCAATAAAACGCCACAGCCAGGGAAGTAGTAATCCGGACTTAATGTTGCGAAGATGATAAAATCAACCTCTTCCTTATCAACACCGGCATCAGCAAGTGCGCGAATGGCCGCTTTAGCACCCAGCGTGGTAGTGGTTTCTTTATGTTTGGTAGCATATCGCCGCTCTTCGATTCCTGTACGCTCTCTGATCCATTCGTCATTGGTATCCATGACTTTTGCCAGATCATCGTTGGTAATAATATTGTCAGGAACGTGGTAGCCGATACCGGCAATTTTTGCATTTAGCATAATACTTACTAATTTGGTGATACTAACCCATCTGTTAGAGCTTGTCAGGGTCTACAAACATACTTGCCAGCGCTCTGATTACCAAAAAAGGATTAAAGTTTTCCGTAATTTGCAACACAATATTGAATAAGGGAGAAAACGTTTTGTTACCACCTTGTTCTTTTGAAACCCTGAACTATGATTCACCTTGGCATCATCGAAGACGAAGGATTAATGTTGCAAAGCATCCGCGAAACCTTTTCCGGCAATCCCGACATCGAAATAACCCTCGAGGCACAAACCCTGGAGGACGCTCTTGAAGACTTAACACCCGAAGTACAACTTACCACTTTACTGCTAGATATCAACCTCCCAGGTATGAGTGGCCTTAGAGGTATTCGCTACCTCAAAGAGCGTCGGCCTGATATGGATATCATCATGTTGACCAATAAGGACAGTTCTGACGATATTTTCAAAGCCCTTTGTGCTGGTGCTGTTTCTTATATTTCGAAAAAGAAAGCAAGCCCACCCATTCTACGAGAAGCAGTGACGATGGTTTCCCGAGGGGAGTCTTACATGTCTCCAGGTATTGCACGTAAGGTGATCGAGCATTTTGCACCGCCAGATCGATCAACTGCGAACCCCGTCCTCACTCCGCGTCAACACCAAATTGTAGAGCTGCTTACGGATGGGCTGAGCTACAAAATGATCGCCGACAAGCTGATCATCTCCGTAGAAACGGTAAGAGACCACATCAAAAAAATATACCGTACCCTTCAGGTCAATAGTAAGGCTGAAGTGATTCGCAAGAAACTTGATGGTGAGATTTAAGCAACAAAAAAAGAGCTTGGTACTGGTTTTATCAGCACTCTGCTGGTGCCTGTGGATCGGCCTGAGTAGCCTGATGGCACAGAGTTTGATTTTCGATGCCTATGCCATTCGTGAAGGTTTGTCGAATCGCCTGGTGGGAGATATTGAAATGGACAAATCAGGCTTGGTTTGGCTAGCAACGGGCAATGGACTTAATCGATTTGATGGATACGAGTTTGTAACCTTCTCTAACAGTGAGAAAGTGTCGCAAAATTACCGATTGTCACAGTCTTACATCAAAGAAATAGCTTGTTCTCCTGACCATCGCTTACTCGTTTTTTTCGAAGATCTTTACACCTCTTTCGATATCATTGATGTGGCGAGTTTCGAGGTGGAAAAAGTAGAAGTAACACTGCAGATCAAAGGACAAGCACGCAGGTTTTACGTTGATGAAGCAGGGAATGTTTTTGTTGTTTCGAAATCAGATACCTTCACCGCAGTATATGTTTATGACTACGGTTTGCGAGCATTTCAGGAGGTCTGTCTTTTAAATGAAAAATGGATAAAGCAGTATCCCGTCATTGATTTGTTGGTAGACCGACACGGAAAAGTTATTCTTTACGATGATGAGCATGGATTAAGAGCATGGGAGCCGACTACTAAGGAAGTGGATTATTATCAAGGAACCTCTCCTGGACAACCTTTTAATACTTCTGATATGAGTATTTTTTATCAGGATGATGCAGAGAGGGTTTGGTTGGCATTTAAAAACGTTCCAGGATTATACACACTCGCCGATGGTAAGGATAGCTTAGAGCTTTATACAGGGCTCTCAACGGACAAAATTTATTGTGATATATGGGAAGATGATCGTGGGAATTTAATTTTTTCGCAAGGAGATATCAATGGTAATTTCCCTTTTATTAGACAACTTTTTTGCTTGAGTGAAGAAGGAGCGATTTTTGATTTTAGTCACTTGCTAGAAGTTGGTAACTATCTTTTAAGTATTTACAGTAAGGACTTTTTTCGCACTATTTTTATCGGTACAGATACTGGATTGAAAGTAGTACAGAATACTACAACACGTTTGCAACGCTATCTAAATCAACGTATTGGCGAAGATCAACGTGGCTACTCCATGCGAGGCATTTGTGAAGACAAGGAAGGGAATATTTATTTCTCAAGAGAGGTAACCGCCTGGTATAAACTTGATGTGGAAAATGATTTGATTGATACCATTCGGCTACATGATAAATTTGGTAATTACCTGGATTACAATAATTGCCAGGGTATTTGGTATGATACGACAGGGTACCTGTGGGGAGTCACCGGAGACGGGACAGATCGTCGGATTGGATATCTTCACCAGTATGATTTGGAAAATTGCAATAACCAAATTTTTGAGTATCAGGATGCTTTTACAGCTTATGCAAAAAAAGACAACGAGCATTTTGTCTTAGGTGCACGATCCAGCGAAAATCGTGGGGCATTGGTCTTCTTCGATAGCCAAACACAAACTTTTAGCCGGTTTCTTGATAAAGAAAACAATAACCCTTTTGCATCCGTCTATATTAGGTATCTGTTGGTTGACGGAGTATTGATTTGGGTGGGAACGGAGCAGGGCTTGTTCAAGGTCAATATGGAAGACCTCACCTGGCAGCGGTTTATTCGTGGGGAGGATCCTCAAAGCTCAGAGGCTGTTTCGGTAAATTTAGCCGATAATTTTGTGTATTCGCTTTTTCTGGATGAGCAAGAGACCCTATGGATTGGTACCCTTAATGGTCTTTCTTCTTATGATAAAAAGACAGCGCATTGGAAATCTTACACCACACGAGATGGGCTGGTTTCAAATACGATTGCCTGTATTTTGTCAGGTGGTCCGGGCGCATTGTGGATAAGTACTTATAATGGCTTGTCTTATTTCACACCCGATCGGGATGATTCCCGTAGTTTTTTTCAGATCGATGGTTTGAGTCACAATGAGTTCAATCGTTTTTCAGCCTTCAATGCCTCCGATGGGCATTTTTACTTTGGTGGTGTAAATGGTATCAATGCCTTTAAAGAATACGAGCTGCTGGTAAGCAGAGACATCCCTAAAGTATTGCTGACCAGCTTTTCTCATTACAATAGTAAGCTGGATTCGACCATCGTTGTCTCGGCCAATTTATTGGAAAACCCCTCGATTGTCATTGAGCCCCATTATTCTTATTTTAGCTTTGACTTCGCACTGCCGATTTATACACCTACTGCTAATAACCAGTTTCGCTACCGAATCGGCAACGATCCCGATCAAGAATGGATCTACCTCAAAGGGGATAGAAGCTTGAGGTACAATGATATCAAATCGGGCACTTATAAAATCTATGTTCAAGGAGCAGATCCGAATGGCAATTGGGGCAAAGAATCTTTGGTG is a window from the Lewinella sp. LCG006 genome containing:
- a CDS encoding response regulator, yielding MIHLGIIEDEGLMLQSIRETFSGNPDIEITLEAQTLEDALEDLTPEVQLTTLLLDINLPGMSGLRGIRYLKERRPDMDIIMLTNKDSSDDIFKALCAGAVSYISKKKASPPILREAVTMVSRGESYMSPGIARKVIEHFAPPDRSTANPVLTPRQHQIVELLTDGLSYKMIADKLIISVETVRDHIKKIYRTLQVNSKAEVIRKKLDGEI
- a CDS encoding two-component regulator propeller domain-containing protein; amino-acid sequence: MVRFKQQKKSLVLVLSALCWCLWIGLSSLMAQSLIFDAYAIREGLSNRLVGDIEMDKSGLVWLATGNGLNRFDGYEFVTFSNSEKVSQNYRLSQSYIKEIACSPDHRLLVFFEDLYTSFDIIDVASFEVEKVEVTLQIKGQARRFYVDEAGNVFVVSKSDTFTAVYVYDYGLRAFQEVCLLNEKWIKQYPVIDLLVDRHGKVILYDDEHGLRAWEPTTKEVDYYQGTSPGQPFNTSDMSIFYQDDAERVWLAFKNVPGLYTLADGKDSLELYTGLSTDKIYCDIWEDDRGNLIFSQGDINGNFPFIRQLFCLSEEGAIFDFSHLLEVGNYLLSIYSKDFFRTIFIGTDTGLKVVQNTTTRLQRYLNQRIGEDQRGYSMRGICEDKEGNIYFSREVTAWYKLDVENDLIDTIRLHDKFGNYLDYNNCQGIWYDTTGYLWGVTGDGTDRRIGYLHQYDLENCNNQIFEYQDAFTAYAKKDNEHFVLGARSSENRGALVFFDSQTQTFSRFLDKENNNPFASVYIRYLLVDGVLIWVGTEQGLFKVNMEDLTWQRFIRGEDPQSSEAVSVNLADNFVYSLFLDEQETLWIGTLNGLSSYDKKTAHWKSYTTRDGLVSNTIACILSGGPGALWISTYNGLSYFTPDRDDSRSFFQIDGLSHNEFNRFSAFNASDGHFYFGGVNGINAFKEYELLVSRDIPKVLLTSFSHYNSKLDSTIVVSANLLENPSIVIEPHYSYFSFDFALPIYTPTANNQFRYRIGNDPDQEWIYLKGDRSLRYNDIKSGTYKIYVQGADPNGNWGKESLVLNMFVKEIFYKSTWFIILAIFLLAAFVYGLLRYRLEEKLRMERLRTQLASDLHDEVSGLLAGISLQSELLRSQINEPSLDLKLQNIRQASQRAMSKMSDVIWSIDSRRDRLRELINRMEEHADEVLLPLEIRYHLETHQLENDGPIPANIRQNIYFIYKEAINNVAKHAQAKQVEIWMGNRGSNFELRIEDDGIGADDNGAKRGKKGQGLANLRMRAQRLGAELTIQNGKGFTIHLRMKKFI